In one Camelus ferus isolate YT-003-E chromosome 14, BCGSAC_Cfer_1.0, whole genome shotgun sequence genomic region, the following are encoded:
- the ZDHHC20 gene encoding palmitoyltransferase ZDHHC20 isoform X6, producing the protein MFVWSYWMTIFTSPASPSKEFYLSNSEKERYEKEFSQERQQEILRRAARDLPIYTTSASRTIRYCERCQLIKPDRAHHCSACDICVLKMDHHCPWVNNCVGFSNYKFFLLFLLYSLLYCLFVAATVLQYFIKFWTNELSDTRAKFHVLFLFFVSTMFFISVLSLLGYHCWLVGKNRTTIESFRAPTFSYGSDGSGFSLGCTKNWREVFGDEKKYWLLPIFSSPGDGCSFPTRLVGTDPEQSSVSNQSEYARSIGSNQPFPTKPLSESKNRLLDSESQWIENGPEAGAVGSGTNNHVTVAIEN; encoded by the exons aTGTTTGTGTGGTCCTATTGGATGACAATTTTCACATCTCCCGCTTCCCCCTCCAAAGAG tTCTACTTGTCCAATTCTGAAAAGGAACGTTATGAGAAGGAATTCAGCCAAGAAAGACAACAAGAAATTTTGAGAAGAGCAGCAAGGGACTTACCTATCTATACCACGTCGGCTTCAAGGA CCATCAGATATTGTGAGAGATGTCAGTTGATCAAACCCGACCGTGCTCATCACTGCTCAGCATGTGACAT ATGTGTTCTTAAGATGGATCATCACTGTCCTTG GGTGAATAACTGTGTGGGATTTTCTAATTACAAATTCTTCCTGCTGTTTTTACTATACTCTCTATTATATTGCCTTTTCGTGGCTGCAACAGTTTTACAGTACTTTATAAAATTTTGGACG aatGAACTCTCAGACACACGTGCAAAATTCcatgtccttttccttttctttgtgtcCACAATGTTCTTCATCAGCGTGCTGTCACTCCTCGGCTACCACTGCTGGCTCGTTggaaaaaacagaacaacaatAG AATCGTTCCGTGCGCCCACATTTTCGTACGGATCTGATGGAAGTGGTTTCTCTCTTGGATGCACTAAAAATTGGAGAGAAGTCTTTGgtgatgaaaagaaatattggcTACTTCCAATATTTTCAAG TCCGGGTGATGGCTGCAGTTTCCCGACTCGCCTGGTGGGGACGGATCCAGAACAATCTTCTGTTTCAAACCAAAGTGAATATGCCAGAAG TATTGGCTCAAATCAGCCCTTTCCTACTAAACCGCTTAGTGAATCAAAAAACCGCTTGTTGGACAGTGAATCTCAGTGGATAGAGAATGGACCTGAAGCAGGTGCTGTTGGATCAG GGACAAATAACCATGTTACAGTGGCAATAGAAAATTGA